Within Rissa tridactyla isolate bRisTri1 chromosome 4, bRisTri1.patW.cur.20221130, whole genome shotgun sequence, the genomic segment GATCTCTATCTCTGAAAgataaaagcagatatttttagtAAACAGTCTTTACTGAGTATCTTCTCTTACTCCCTCACAAGAAGCAAGCAGTTTAAACAGCGTATCTACCCTAAAGCAAGGGGATACAGAGTTAGCAAACCGTGTCACAGCTAGCAATGAGGACACTACCCTGATTTTTAGGCTTGGTTTCTGTTGGCCATGGTCCCCTCCTGctttagaaaaatttaaaaaaaaaaaaaatcataacgtGAATGCCAAACAAAGGGAGcacaaaaaagaggaagaaaaaagcttgcaggaagaagaggaagatgaaagacAATAGCAGGATGAACAGAAACACTGTTCTACACAAGAGCACCAGGAGTACTCTGGTACTATTAATAGATTATATATCAGAAATCAAATATTAGACCTTCGTGCTCTTGCTACTGTGAGCTGACTGCAGAGTAAGACTTTGAACATGCTTAACTTGCATGATTTTCTTTAGGGGAAGATTAATCTGTTAATGGCGTCTTAATGAACAGAGAATATACTGGAATATATCTTGTATTGTCAAAATCATATGCATTAATTTTAAGCAGATGCCTACCAACTTATTAACGGTATGGTTCCtactttattatttaaataatcatAGTTATACACCTTTGTAATTGATTTCCTAGGAATTTTTAGGCCAGTATGGAGCTCCAGGCAGACACGCTCTAAGGTAGAAAGTGTCACAGCAGTGCACTGAGGTGATGTGCTTTGCCGTTTGgtaaaactaaaaagaaaccaGAGTGACTTCGTTCTAACCCCAAACCGGCAGCATGAATCACAGCAGTTGACGCAACAGAGAGTATAATGACATACTTTTATTCCTGTAAAATAGCCCTTGGTATTTTTAAACCCGGAACATACACTGCTACTCCTTGAGATAGCTGAAGAAGTTTTATCATATAATACAGATTGCATCAGAAGTAACTTGCAACAAACAAGTGAAGCTAGAGAGCAGCTTCCCAGAGGTGCTCTCTGTGGGGCTAATGTCCTCCCACTGTAGTCACCAGAAATCCTCCTAACTTCTAGCGGAGCAAAGTTTGGTCAAACCTAACAGCTTCTGAAAATCCTGTGGTCTTACTGTACGCTTCTGTGTTTCAGCAGTAAAGTTTGTACTAGCACAGACATTATACCATTATTAAAGCTACATGAGGCAGAGGTACCTATCTTagagccagaaaagcagcagttaCAAAGACACTGATGCTTTTTTTAGACTAGACTTCCAAGGGATTTGTTTTCTGTCCTCCAGGAAGAAGGTTTTGCAGCATCAGAAAAACAAAGATatcaaaaagcaagaaagaaaacagagtcaGATGACAAATGTAAAGTGACTTGCATAGGAGACGACAAACTTGATGATACAGAGTATGTCAGAAGAGGACAGACAGAAAAACCAGCAAAGAGCTCATTTACAACAAAGCAGAGAGAGACGTGATCAACCAGAATTCAATAAATGTACAACTGATGAAGTTCAGGAGCTGAAATTTCAGGTAAACTGCTTATACTATATCAGCGTTACATTTATTAAACAAATCAAGTTCTGATTTAGGTACCGTCTCTGTAGAATATCTTTATGGATAATGGTATCATTTTAGTAACTGAGAAACTCTATTTCCATCCACATTGAATTTCAGCATCCTCATTCTTTACTCCAAGGTGTTACATTAAATTCCTAATTATTTGGACTTGACTTTACAATTCTGGAGAGATCAGCTAAACTAGTATGAGCACTAAAAGCCTGAACAGATGCACAGCAAGGGTCTAATAAACCTCCAATTCGCCTACAGTTCTCTGGAGTCAGCCAAAGGAATTCAGCATAGAGATTGCTTTTTGTAGAAAGCCAGAAGGAACAGAGAAACAATACAAGCTGAcagctgaaaacatttattttttcaggattaaagcagaagagaaagcagcCAGAGGGTAAAGGACCTGCTCTTGTAGATACAAACAACAAAATGCTTAGAGATCCAGTGTTCAAGTCACTGAATTTTATGTTCCCATGAAAACTGAATGAAACCTTAATGCCATCAGCTACAAAAAGAttacagatatatacatatataggtCATGTCACTAATTCTAACCATGGAATGCGATCCTTCAGGAGAGTTAAGCATCCAGGGAGTCTCATTACTGTGACTGCTCATGTTTAAAGCGCATGAACTTGGCCATAAGCTGCAGCGTGCAGTTGCTCAGCAGTACTTTTCGCCTTGGGAAATAGGAGACAATCCAGGGTACCCTAGTGCCTACTGAAAGAGGCAGCTAACTGTTGTTTAGCCTAGGTAAGAGCCTGCGAAGAGACAGGACTTGAAGTGTCAATAGTTTATGTGCCTATACTGAACATCTGACACATTCAAGCACCTTCCTGAGTTGGGGTCCTAGATAGCGAattacatttgcattttatttcttcatcagAATAATAAAAGTACAGATAGGAGATATGCATTGTGAAACAGCTGCTCTAAAATCAGTGCCAGCCCACAGAAGTTAACGTACATCCATATTCATACCACATGGATCATGATTTCTGTGGTCAAGAATGTGACGTGGACGTTCTGCCTGAGGATAATGTAAAAGAAGTTGTCATCACAAAGActgaattatgtattttattccACTGATTGTACATTTAATTCTTTAAAGCATAGGAACCTGGATTTACAGAGTCACATAATTGGATTTAAGGCACACAatgtacaaatatttataaaatcagTGTACAAAGTGAGCTGCATATAATTGCATTAAGtaaaaaaacaaatatacagGCCATAAAAATGCAGTCCCAAAAAGGAGGATACTATTAAAGTGCTAACAAGGAAAAGATATACATAGTTAATTACATGCATTAAAACAGCCTCATATTTTATTCCTGTGATTGCCAAGAAACAACAAACATCATAGAACAAAAGTTAAATCAACGCTTTGTCCTGCACTGACATCCACCACGTGGGTTTGTTGCACCATGTCCTCTGAGGTTGCTGTGACAGAATAGGTACCAGGAGAAACTTCAATATAGATGTCTTTGGAAGCTTTTCTGGTCTTTAGCaggggccaggagggaaaagaaaagtttCGTTACTGTTTAGTCACCTTAGcttttccacaaaaataaaaattttgaatttgggtaaaaaaattacttttcagctGCTATATAAATGTATtaagatttttcaaaacacacaGGCAGCGTGGACAAAACTGCAAAAtgttcctgaaaataaaaaaaattagaaagtgcTATACTCAAAGTATTTCACCTAATGTTTCAATGAATGGAAACAACATGCTGTAATCTCTACCTCGCAAAACTGAAAGCTACCAACTTAAACCTTTTGAACGTAAACCTGGAAAACATCCACACAACAAGGGTGCTCACACTAATTTGTACTGTGGTACAGATTCCATGTTTCTCATCATTTGTGGCTCAGAAGTTCCTGAAATTGATGTGGTGAGGTGTTcgactttgaaaaataataaaaaaaaaaagattttcttcttgagGAATGGGAATCTTCAGAGAAGATGGTATGTGAGGCCAAGCATAACTGGCTAAGCGACTGCCACACGCCCTGCTGCacgcctttcctcagcacaggaaatgTGGCAGGAGCACAAATGAGGTGAGACTGGAGGACTCCTGGGTTATTGTCGCTGATGCAACTCACAAGAGCCTGAAGATTAATCACAGCGTTTGATGTTCTACACCAGTTCAAAATATAAAGTAGACTCTTAACTGGTTATGTGCCAGAATGCCACAATACGGTTAACAATTAATTGTGCAAGTCTCTGCTGCCCACCTTTACATAGATTAGGATAGTGAACACACCACTAGTTAATGTTCTGTGCTATCACAAAGTCTCCACACCTGATCACAAATTTTAACCAGCTTGATGCAAAATGATAGAGAAATGCTATACTTCAATTTTAAACCAAAGTATTCTATAAACTTACATGTTGCTGGCAAGTTTGAGCTTGACTGGGTGCTACAGAGGCTTCAGTCctctggaaaggaaagaaaaagatactgtTTTCTAATGTACAACGCAAAAGGCAAATTCTGCGCCTGAGAGAGGGGATGCTTTATGTCCGTGAAATTTTCCCCTCCACAAAAGGACTGATATGACACTGATTGGTGCCACCAGAAGTTACTCTGCCCTCTTCTCAACAGAAGGCTCAGATCAGTCCAGGTGTTCACATGGTTGTGATGTCAAATCACATACATTAGTGTAAGCAAGTGTCACAGACACTAGACAGATAACAGTTGTCCCATGGAAGGGAAGGAATAAcctttaatcaaaacaaaaaagacctACTTACCTCTTCTTCGGAGGACTCCACCTTTATTTCTTGCCTGCCATGGTATCTGCAGATGTGTTTGATTTCATGCTCTTTGCATCTACAGGCTGCTGTGAAGCTATAGTACTTCTGGGCAATAACAGAAACAGAGACTATTAGGTGGAGAAGCATCAATGCCATGCTCACAGCTACCGCAGATTTACAATTAAAAGTGGAACTGCACAGCTGCTGATCTTCTGTAGTAACTGGGTGGCTCTCATGTGAGGATGAAAACAATGCCTGGATGTCCACAGGACATCTGCCTTCTGGTACAAAGCTGTCAGCCCTGATTTTAGATGCCTGTCTCCCAACCCAATACACAGGGACTCTCTGACACCTAAGAACTGAATTAATGAAAACATCACGAGGAATGCTCTGGAAATATCTACCTCATCAGGCTCTCCAAGAAAAGCTCTAGAGGAAGACGGCATAGTTTATGGGTCCTCAATCGGATGTATTATGCAAGCTAGGTGCTTTGCAACCTAGCCAGTGAAGACTGGTTCTGCAGGGCATGTGCAGGAGCAGTGCTCTAAAGGCAGAACACATTAATACTGAAAAATGATTTGGTGATGAAGCTAAAGTGTCTTCAAGGCTAGTACCAGTAGCATAGTGGTTTTGAGAATTGTATTTAAGTCCACGGCAGCCCTTTTCTATCCCCACGGTAAATTAAATACTTGAGTACAGCTCTGCTGCCATCTGCTGTCATCACAGAACTCCTCCCAGGGTCACCTTTTTGATCACAGGGACCAAAAAGTTccaaaatatctattttatttcacttattttttttccgtGTTTAGCCTTGACAGCCAGAGACAAAGAAATATAAAGCCAATAGCAACTGTTATTTCCAAATCTActgctgtgctttatttcttGAGGTTATGCACACATCAACAGATTTGGTTGCTTGTATTGTGGCTTACTGTGGAGGTATGTCCCAAAATACATCACATACTCTGACCTATTGCATAACGCTTCACAGAGCATCACAGGGGGTGAGCTGGATTCTTTTACATGACGTCACAAAGCAATGAAATCAAACTTTTGGTAAGAAATGTGGGTAAACTTCGGTCTCTAAATAATTCTGAACAACTCATCTTAAATCACATAATTTTAATCATTTGCACACGATGGCATTCAAATGCTTAAGTGGTCATGTTTGgctgtagatttttatttaagCTTTGTAAACTTTATCCAAGAATTTGTGGGTCTGAgaattcctccctccttcccactctTTTATGACTCCTCTTCTCTACAGAACATGACTGAATCATTCTGTCTTGGCCGATGCACAAATGTGGAAGTCATCCCCTGCTTGTTCCCACTCTATTACAGACTCCTAACAGGATGAGTCTCTATACGttgttatatttttgtttcatcttgTGTAAAAATTCTATTCTGCCCGAGTTGGTTAAGGATTAACTGGTTACTGTGTATGTAGTGCTTTGAAATAATAAGGGAGTTGCTTAAGAGCTAATCATCTGGTGTGTGTTGAACTACTGTTTTCTCTAATTTAATTGAAGACTTAGCCTCTGTTATTAACTCTGCAGACAATGAGCTCCCTGCTGCATGGTGATAACAGACCCCGAAGGGCATTGACGATGTAAGCTGTGATGGAGTTTTCAGAGACTTTAATGCAGtagtggggctgcagggctttaTTCACAAGCACGAGCTGGCAGAGGTGGGCTCCCGGTCTGTCTATCCGGAAGAGTAATGACACCCGGCAGCCAGAGTGCAGGCATAGATGTTACACCGCGGTTCCAGTGAGCGTGTGCCAGCATGAAAGCAGTGGAGCTGTGCATCTCTACGCCACACCTCAATTTCTGCTTATCATAAACAAACATATGGTGCTGCGCAGAAGAACCAAAGCCCATAATCCAGTAGCAACACCTCAAATCGAGTTTGCTTAAACGATACAAGATGTGAGATTCAGACATTACAGATGTAAAATGGGGAGTTTAACTCTGAATTCAGAGTGAACACGTGGCAGGAAGC encodes:
- the AKIP1 gene encoding A-kinase-interacting protein 1 isoform X4, whose translation is MEGARAGRTAGLARAVLERARRRRAAGQAPASGAEEDSERLSAAFTSIVNLMNQATRECEKYYSFTAACRCKEHEIKHICRYHGRQEIKVESSEEERTEASVAPSQAQTCQQHTRKASKDIYIEVSPGTYSVTATSEDMVQQTHVVDVSAGQSVDLTFVL
- the AKIP1 gene encoding A-kinase-interacting protein 1 isoform X3 — protein: MEGARAGRTAGLARAVLERARRRRAAGQAPASGAVSAAGQAPSGPEEDSERLSAAFTSIVNLMNQATRECEKYYSFTAACRCKEHEIKHICRYHGRQEIKVESSEEERTEASVAPSQAQTCQQHTRKASKDIYIEVSPGTYSVTATSEDMVQQTHVVDVSAGQSVDLTFVL
- the AKIP1 gene encoding A-kinase-interacting protein 1 isoform X2, producing MEGARAGRTAGLARAVLERARRRRAAGQAPASGAEEDSERLSAAFTSIVNLMNQATRECEKYYSFTAACRCKEHEIKHICRYHGRQEIKVESSEEERTEASVAPSQAQTCQQHALVSCISDNNPGVLQSHLICAPATFPVLRKGVQQGVWQSLSQLCLASHTIFSEDSHSSRRKSFFFYYFSKSNTSPHQFQELLSHK
- the AKIP1 gene encoding A-kinase-interacting protein 1 isoform X1, yielding MEGARAGRTAGLARAVLERARRRRAAGQAPASGAVSAAGQAPSGPEEDSERLSAAFTSIVNLMNQATRECEKYYSFTAACRCKEHEIKHICRYHGRQEIKVESSEEERTEASVAPSQAQTCQQHALVSCISDNNPGVLQSHLICAPATFPVLRKGVQQGVWQSLSQLCLASHTIFSEDSHSSRRKSFFFYYFSKSNTSPHQFQELLSHK
- the AKIP1 gene encoding A-kinase-interacting protein 1 isoform X5, translating into MNQATRECEKYYSFTAACRCKEHEIKHICRYHGRQEIKVESSEEERTEASVAPSQAQTCQQHALVSCISDNNPGVLQSHLICAPATFPVLRKGVQQGVWQSLSQLCLASHTIFSEDSHSSRRKSFFFYYFSKSNTSPHQFQELLSHK